A single region of the Halopiger xanaduensis SH-6 genome encodes:
- a CDS encoding MBL fold metallo-hydrolase, giving the protein MSETEAALDDPTTIAPETLAERLRAGDELTVLDVRDRDEFDRWHIEGESVEAVQIPHMKFIQAQATGGVTDLIDDLEEPIVAVCGRGEASDHAVDLLRDAGIDAQNLAGGMDSWADLYVARELEVDLGLDHESDSAATVVQYDRPSSGCLTYAIYSGDEAAVIDPLRAFADRYAEDVAYRNAELKYAVDTHVHADHVSGVRALESRTDATAVVPEGARDRGLAFDAMTFEDGDELHVGDATLTAVATPGHTSESLSYRLGDVLFSGDTLFLEGVGRPDLERGDEGAPAAARQFYETLEDTLSELPAETTIAPGHYSDAADPRDSDGTYAAVLGDLRDRLEAFAMAEDEFVEHVTNDRPPRPANHERIVAANLGRVDVDAETAFELELGPNNCAVTG; this is encoded by the coding sequence ATGTCCGAAACCGAGGCGGCGCTCGACGATCCGACGACGATCGCCCCCGAGACGCTCGCCGAGCGGCTGCGCGCCGGCGACGAGCTGACCGTCCTCGACGTCCGCGACCGCGACGAGTTCGACCGCTGGCACATCGAGGGCGAAAGCGTCGAAGCCGTACAGATCCCGCACATGAAGTTTATCCAAGCCCAGGCGACGGGCGGCGTGACCGACCTCATCGACGACCTCGAGGAACCGATCGTCGCGGTCTGCGGCCGCGGCGAGGCCAGCGACCACGCCGTCGATCTCCTCCGTGACGCGGGCATCGACGCGCAGAATCTGGCGGGCGGGATGGACTCCTGGGCGGACCTGTACGTCGCCCGCGAACTCGAGGTCGACCTCGGCCTCGATCACGAGAGCGATTCGGCCGCGACGGTCGTCCAGTACGACCGCCCCTCGAGCGGCTGTCTGACCTACGCGATCTACAGCGGCGACGAGGCGGCGGTGATCGATCCGCTTCGGGCGTTCGCCGACCGCTACGCCGAGGACGTTGCCTATCGGAACGCAGAGCTGAAATACGCTGTCGACACCCACGTTCACGCCGACCACGTCAGCGGCGTCCGCGCGCTCGAATCCCGAACCGACGCGACGGCCGTCGTCCCCGAAGGCGCTCGCGACCGCGGGCTCGCGTTCGACGCTATGACTTTCGAGGACGGGGACGAACTCCACGTCGGCGATGCGACGCTAACTGCCGTCGCGACGCCCGGCCACACCTCCGAGTCGCTCTCGTATCGGCTCGGCGACGTCCTGTTCAGCGGCGATACGCTGTTCCTCGAGGGTGTCGGCCGGCCGGACCTCGAGCGCGGCGACGAGGGTGCGCCCGCGGCAGCTCGGCAGTTCTACGAGACTCTCGAAGACACGCTTTCGGAACTGCCGGCGGAGACGACGATCGCGCCGGGCCACTACAGCGACGCCGCCGATCCGCGGGACAGCGACGGGACGTACGCGGCCGTGCTCGGCGACCTGCGCGACCGACTCGAGGCGTTTGCGATGGCCGAAGACGAGTTCGTCGAGCACGTCACGAACGACCGGCCGCCGCGACCGGCCAACCACGAGCGCATCGTGGCCGCGAACCTCGGGCGGGTAGACGTCGACGCGGAGACGGCGTTCGAACTGGAACTCGGGCCGAACAACTGTGCAGTCACCGGGTGA
- a CDS encoding bis(5'-nucleosyl)-tetraphosphatase, which translates to MAVEATSAGAILFRDTRGRREYLLLKSRPGDWEFPKGGVEGDEELQQTAIREVKEEAGIEEFRLLDGFREDYDYVFEANGKTIHKTVHLFIAKSFEASAELSNEHRDLQWRDYEQAVNTVTQDGPREILEQAHEFLDEREEEV; encoded by the coding sequence ATGGCAGTCGAAGCTACGAGCGCAGGCGCGATCCTCTTCCGCGACACGCGGGGCCGGCGCGAGTATCTTCTACTCAAGAGCCGCCCGGGCGACTGGGAGTTTCCGAAGGGCGGTGTCGAAGGAGATGAAGAGCTACAACAGACGGCGATCCGCGAAGTAAAGGAAGAGGCAGGTATCGAAGAGTTCCGACTACTCGACGGCTTCCGCGAGGACTACGACTACGTGTTCGAGGCGAACGGCAAGACGATCCACAAGACCGTTCACCTCTTCATCGCGAAGTCGTTCGAGGCCAGCGCGGAACTCTCAAACGAACATCGCGACCTCCAGTGGCGCGATTACGAACAGGCCGTAAACACCGTCACGCAGGACGGTCCGCGCGAGATTCTCGAGCAGGCCCACGAGTTTCTCGACGAGCGCGAGGAAGAGGTGTAG
- a CDS encoding RDD family protein, producing the protein MKKHPEPRLGTNGDVIGQRILAFLLDSLIMGVVFGLLFGIGTALGDAAMLLLLLVAFAVSIVYGFLLEGIYGYTPGKYLLGLVVVKSDGSECTIGASVLRNLLWVIDSLPTFNLIAMAMILLTDDNQRVGDLVADTIVVEQR; encoded by the coding sequence ATGAAGAAACATCCCGAACCGCGCCTCGGTACCAACGGCGACGTCATCGGACAGCGAATACTCGCGTTCCTCTTAGATAGCCTCATCATGGGTGTCGTTTTCGGCCTCCTCTTCGGAATCGGAACCGCGCTCGGCGATGCCGCCATGCTCCTGTTGCTCCTGGTCGCTTTCGCGGTCTCGATCGTCTACGGCTTCCTCCTCGAGGGGATCTACGGGTACACCCCGGGGAAGTACCTCCTCGGATTGGTCGTCGTCAAATCCGACGGCTCGGAGTGTACGATCGGCGCGTCGGTCCTCCGGAACCTGCTGTGGGTCATCGACTCGCTACCGACGTTCAACCTGATCGCGATGGCGATGATTCTGCTGACCGACGACAACCAGCGCGTCGGCGACCTCGTCGCGGACACGATCGTCGTCGAGCAACGATAG
- a CDS encoding 2Fe-2S iron-sulfur cluster-binding protein → MTEYTVEFVGTGETITCSDTETILSRCLEEGIAQEYSCRVGMCLACSAEIVEGDVTQPAARALTEEEAENYALTCMARPQSDLKLDRGKYPPSIEDEIDAAGEGGSDDPAVADD, encoded by the coding sequence ATGACCGAGTACACTGTCGAGTTCGTCGGCACGGGTGAGACGATCACCTGTTCGGACACCGAGACAATTCTCAGCCGGTGTCTCGAGGAGGGGATCGCACAGGAGTACTCCTGTCGCGTCGGGATGTGTCTGGCCTGTTCGGCCGAGATCGTCGAGGGTGATGTCACCCAGCCAGCAGCCCGCGCGCTCACCGAGGAGGAGGCCGAGAACTACGCGCTGACCTGCATGGCGCGGCCGCAGTCGGATCTGAAACTGGACCGCGGGAAGTACCCGCCGAGCATCGAGGACGAGATCGACGCCGCGGGCGAGGGCGGTAGCGACGACCCTGCGGTCGCGGACGACTGA
- a CDS encoding geranylgeranyl reductase family protein, with protein sequence MSTQDQSGDAPTAGTGTREADVVVVGAGTAGCYAAATIAREGYDVVILERKSEDEAGHIACGDALKGASAFPESIPKSKIEPAFTNTDVDHGRFEIPQEDTVLEIPVPGELAVIDRWEYGKRIIEGADEAGAELHYDTVVKNVVQADDEKGTVTGVEAIRKGEPKTYEADVVIDAAGSLSVLQDHVDFSNSTFDTNVDYSHFCSAYREIVTVDEPVPWDDALVFKPTERAAGYLWYFPRTDTEINVGLGFQMTEEPMKLVDDLKRDLENRREFRNAEVDDKLGAALPTRRPYDSAVHPGYMAVGDAAGHVNPTTGGGIAGAAYAGKYAAEAAVEGLETGDVSESTFWEYNERVMDHFGARYAALDVYNILSTAVDVDDLMGLLAAMPGEKMAEALYSGSTSIGPKLAAESLYKSYGHWGTILNLFRTKRRADDLLELYEHYPDHPAALEHWQQRRDDLMEQVYETTGADPKY encoded by the coding sequence ATGAGTACGCAGGACCAGTCGGGGGACGCTCCGACGGCCGGGACCGGAACCCGCGAGGCGGACGTCGTCGTCGTCGGTGCCGGGACGGCAGGGTGTTACGCCGCAGCGACCATCGCGCGCGAGGGGTACGACGTCGTTATCCTCGAGCGCAAGTCCGAGGACGAGGCGGGCCACATCGCCTGCGGGGACGCGCTGAAGGGAGCCAGCGCATTCCCCGAGTCGATCCCGAAATCGAAGATCGAGCCCGCGTTCACGAACACCGACGTTGACCACGGCCGCTTCGAGATTCCCCAGGAGGATACCGTCCTCGAGATCCCCGTACCGGGCGAACTGGCGGTCATCGACCGCTGGGAGTACGGCAAGCGGATCATCGAGGGGGCCGACGAGGCCGGCGCGGAGCTCCACTACGACACCGTCGTGAAGAACGTCGTCCAGGCCGACGACGAGAAGGGGACCGTCACGGGCGTCGAAGCGATCCGCAAGGGCGAGCCCAAAACGTACGAGGCGGACGTCGTCATCGACGCCGCGGGATCGCTGTCGGTGCTGCAGGACCACGTCGACTTCTCGAACTCCACCTTCGACACGAACGTCGACTACTCGCACTTCTGTTCGGCCTACCGCGAGATCGTCACCGTCGACGAGCCCGTCCCGTGGGACGACGCCTTAGTGTTCAAGCCGACCGAGCGCGCCGCGGGCTACCTCTGGTACTTCCCGCGCACCGACACCGAGATCAACGTCGGGCTGGGCTTCCAGATGACCGAGGAGCCGATGAAGCTCGTCGACGACCTCAAGCGGGACCTCGAGAACCGCCGGGAGTTCCGCAACGCCGAGGTCGACGACAAGCTCGGCGCCGCGCTGCCGACGCGCCGCCCCTACGACTCCGCGGTCCACCCGGGCTACATGGCCGTCGGCGACGCCGCGGGCCACGTCAACCCCACCACCGGCGGCGGCATCGCCGGCGCCGCCTACGCCGGCAAGTACGCCGCCGAGGCCGCCGTCGAGGGTCTCGAGACCGGCGACGTCAGCGAGTCGACCTTCTGGGAGTACAACGAGCGCGTGATGGACCACTTCGGGGCCCGCTACGCCGCCCTTGACGTCTACAACATCCTCTCGACGGCCGTCGACGTCGACGACCTGATGGGGCTGCTCGCCGCGATGCCCGGCGAGAAGATGGCCGAGGCGCTCTACTCCGGCAGTACGAGCATCGGCCCGAAGCTCGCCGCAGAGAGCCTCTACAAGAGCTACGGCCACTGGGGAACCATCCTGAACCTCTTCCGGACCAAGCGCCGCGCCGACGACCTGCTCGAGCTCTACGAGCACTATCCCGACCATCCGGCCGCGCTCGAGCACTGGCAGCAACGGCGCGATGACCTGATGGAGCAGGTGTACGAGACGACCGGGGCCGACCCTAAATACTAG
- a CDS encoding D-aminoacyl-tRNA deacylase: MSELAIVESRADRASVHVCDQLRALADWTEREEDSRPDEAGGGTYYSTEGAELRTFEELHIELERPADAFDCDPDLLVFASRHSGETGPLLTGHFTGNFGPAEYGGEDHAVAEAAPNALARLLEAFDEYAPEGYDVGMECTHHGPTDVGCPSLFAELGSGDEQWDDPAGAEAVARGILDLRDAKPHRERQVVGFGGNHYAPRFERVVRKTPWAVGHIASDWALEELGHPTAHRDVLEAAFEESDAEIALLDGEWPVLEEALEDLGYRIVGETWLREVGNRPLGLVDAIESELGHIENGIRFGDREADSFTVVDLPPALVDTAEGIDPDRVRNIVDSHTVAYETENGGTRVGERVAVPDLDPDARRTIIEEVAAVLEEKYETVRLEEDAIVAEEEGFDPELAHEAGVPEGPKFGALANGEAVTVDGETIKPERVRTERTRRFEI, translated from the coding sequence ATGAGCGAGCTCGCGATCGTCGAGAGCCGCGCCGACCGCGCGTCGGTCCACGTCTGTGATCAGCTCCGAGCCCTCGCCGACTGGACCGAACGCGAGGAGGACAGCCGTCCGGACGAGGCGGGCGGCGGCACCTACTACAGCACTGAGGGCGCCGAACTCCGCACCTTCGAGGAGCTTCACATCGAACTCGAGCGCCCCGCGGACGCCTTCGACTGCGATCCCGATCTGCTCGTCTTCGCCTCGCGCCACTCGGGCGAGACGGGCCCGCTGCTGACGGGTCACTTCACGGGGAACTTCGGCCCGGCCGAATACGGCGGCGAGGACCACGCCGTCGCCGAGGCTGCCCCGAACGCGCTCGCCCGGCTGCTCGAGGCCTTCGACGAGTACGCGCCCGAGGGGTACGACGTGGGGATGGAGTGTACCCACCACGGCCCGACCGACGTCGGCTGCCCGTCGCTGTTCGCGGAACTGGGCAGCGGCGACGAGCAGTGGGACGACCCCGCGGGCGCCGAGGCCGTCGCCCGCGGCATCCTCGACCTTCGGGACGCCAAGCCCCACCGCGAACGACAGGTCGTCGGCTTCGGCGGCAACCACTACGCGCCCCGCTTCGAGCGCGTCGTCCGCAAAACGCCGTGGGCCGTCGGCCACATCGCCTCCGACTGGGCCCTCGAGGAACTGGGTCACCCGACTGCCCACCGGGACGTCCTCGAGGCCGCCTTCGAGGAAAGCGACGCCGAGATCGCCCTGCTGGATGGCGAGTGGCCGGTGCTCGAAGAGGCGCTCGAGGACCTCGGCTACCGGATCGTCGGCGAGACCTGGCTGCGCGAGGTCGGCAACCGGCCCTTGGGGCTCGTCGATGCGATCGAGTCCGAACTCGGCCATATCGAGAATGGAATCCGGTTTGGCGATCGGGAAGCCGACTCGTTTACCGTCGTCGACCTACCGCCAGCACTCGTCGACACCGCGGAGGGGATCGATCCCGACCGCGTCCGAAATATCGTCGACTCCCACACTGTCGCGTACGAGACCGAGAACGGCGGTACTCGCGTCGGAGAGCGGGTCGCAGTGCCTGACTTGGACCCCGACGCGCGGCGGACGATCATCGAGGAGGTAGCCGCGGTACTCGAGGAGAAATACGAGACGGTTCGGCTCGAGGAGGATGCGATCGTCGCTGAGGAGGAGGGCTTCGATCCGGAACTGGCCCACGAGGCGGGCGTTCCTGAGGGACCGAAGTTCGGCGCGCTCGCGAACGGCGAGGCGGTGACCGTCGACGGGGAAACCATCAAACCCGAGAGGGTTCGGACCGAACGGACCCGCCGATTCGAGATCTGA
- a CDS encoding uS10/mL48 family ribosomal protein — MTFVTRLTLQSGDRAALDGIVDDIKSTAERKGAALKGPHSHPPEKLSVPQHSRLHADDDRQFSSWTYTVFTRELEIHGHDNLARNIAEQNFPDSVHIEAEVEQIRGTGRGN; from the coding sequence ATGACCTTCGTCACCCGGCTTACGCTCCAGAGCGGCGATCGCGCCGCGCTCGACGGCATCGTCGATGACATCAAATCGACCGCCGAACGGAAGGGGGCGGCGCTGAAAGGCCCCCACTCCCACCCGCCGGAGAAGCTCTCCGTTCCGCAGCACAGCCGGCTCCACGCCGACGACGACCGCCAGTTCTCCTCGTGGACGTACACCGTCTTCACCCGCGAACTCGAGATCCACGGCCACGACAACCTCGCGCGGAATATCGCCGAGCAGAACTTCCCCGACTCCGTGCACATCGAAGCCGAAGTCGAACAGATCCGCGGAACGGGTCGCGGAAACTGA
- a CDS encoding amidohydrolase — translation MTADDLVSLRRDLHRKPEPAWREFYTTARIVEELEARLGDDITLHVGPDALATDRRLAVPDEPELTHAYQRALETDADEATLERLEGGYTGAVAVLERGEGPTVGLRVDIDGLPRAESDNTEHVPAAEGFRSEHDGAMHACGHDAHATIGVGVLERIANSDDFSGTLKVFFQPAEEVIGGAKSMAESDHIEDVDSLLAMHIGLDHPTGEIVAGIDGFLAVRHLEAEFTGEPAHAGGHPEQGRNAVQALATAVQNLYAIPRHNDGATRVNAGLVEGGSASNVIPESARTVVEVRGETTELMEYMTEKSRRVLRSAAEMHDCEVEIEIGAEAPSATSDQELVSIVEDVAGGVAGVDSVLERDELGGSEDATYLMQAVQENGGKACYVGVGTDHPGGHHTATFDVDEASIQHGVDTLAGAIERIGRGR, via the coding sequence ATGACCGCGGACGATCTCGTCTCGCTGCGTCGCGACCTGCACCGCAAACCGGAACCCGCGTGGCGCGAGTTCTACACCACCGCGCGCATCGTCGAGGAACTCGAGGCCCGCCTGGGCGACGATATCACGCTCCACGTCGGGCCGGACGCTCTCGCAACCGACCGGCGACTGGCCGTCCCCGACGAACCGGAACTCACCCACGCCTACCAGCGGGCGCTCGAGACCGACGCCGACGAGGCCACGCTCGAGCGACTCGAAGGCGGCTACACGGGGGCCGTCGCCGTCTTAGAGCGCGGCGAAGGACCGACCGTCGGCCTGCGGGTCGACATCGACGGGCTGCCGCGCGCGGAGTCCGACAACACGGAGCACGTCCCCGCCGCCGAGGGCTTCCGCTCGGAGCACGACGGCGCGATGCACGCCTGCGGCCACGACGCCCACGCGACGATCGGCGTCGGGGTACTCGAGCGGATCGCGAACAGCGACGACTTCTCGGGCACGCTGAAGGTGTTCTTCCAGCCCGCCGAGGAGGTCATCGGCGGCGCGAAGTCGATGGCCGAGAGCGACCACATCGAGGACGTCGACTCCCTCCTGGCTATGCACATCGGCCTCGACCACCCGACCGGCGAAATCGTCGCCGGCATCGACGGCTTCCTCGCGGTTCGGCACCTCGAGGCCGAGTTCACCGGCGAACCGGCCCACGCGGGCGGCCACCCCGAGCAGGGGCGCAACGCCGTCCAAGCGCTGGCGACGGCCGTCCAGAACCTCTACGCGATTCCCCGGCACAACGACGGCGCGACCCGGGTCAACGCCGGCCTCGTCGAGGGCGGCAGCGCCTCGAACGTCATCCCCGAGTCGGCCCGGACGGTCGTCGAGGTTCGCGGCGAGACAACCGAACTCATGGAGTACATGACCGAAAAGAGCCGCCGCGTGCTCAGATCCGCGGCGGAGATGCACGACTGCGAAGTCGAGATCGAGATCGGCGCCGAGGCGCCGAGCGCGACCAGCGATCAAGAACTCGTCTCGATCGTCGAAGACGTCGCCGGCGGCGTGGCGGGCGTCGACAGCGTCCTCGAGCGCGACGAACTCGGGGGCAGCGAGGACGCGACCTATCTGATGCAGGCGGTGCAGGAAAACGGCGGCAAAGCCTGCTACGTCGGCGTCGGCACCGACCACCCCGGCGGCCACCACACCGCGACGTTCGACGTCGACGAGGCCAGCATCCAGCACGGCGTCGACACGCTCGCGGGTGCGATCGAGCGGATCGGGCGCGGTCGATAG
- a CDS encoding M48 family metallopeptidase yields MAAATVIAGLGLAILLPLEILGVGAMVIIFLTIVPMVGTAFLLFYGVWVVIAGIYRRVMPGPLVVGRIAHDGMADAVESVASTVARPAADVSLCQFAGAVAGLITWYAGLVVVTHGATPRPLPTVLVIAVLVGVVFAVYHTGRTIYDELRRGGTVQRQLEADVDTVGSTDSSEQEREQASADELQSRVDRLARQVDVPAPTVRLGRAQRPIAATTGLRSDASTIVVSRGLVETLEDLELEAVLAHEISHVVNRDAAVLTLLSMPAVKIDAMLEEVDDQGSEEADPQSALRHPSVVFAGLFVAALNRWAVAVVARYREYVADRGAVAITGDPAALAGALEKLDAELENRPSSDLRNHSSTAAFSIVPPPWEEHRFFDRTRRFIDRTIFGTHPPTEKRIERLRARA; encoded by the coding sequence ATGGCCGCCGCCACGGTGATCGCCGGACTTGGGCTCGCGATCTTGCTCCCGCTCGAAATCCTTGGAGTAGGGGCGATGGTGATTATTTTTCTCACCATCGTACCGATGGTGGGTACCGCGTTCCTCCTGTTCTACGGCGTTTGGGTCGTCATCGCGGGAATCTACCGACGCGTAATGCCGGGTCCGCTGGTCGTCGGCCGAATCGCACACGACGGGATGGCCGACGCCGTCGAATCGGTTGCCAGCACCGTGGCCCGGCCCGCGGCCGATGTCTCCCTGTGTCAGTTCGCCGGTGCGGTCGCGGGACTGATCACTTGGTACGCGGGCCTCGTCGTCGTCACGCACGGTGCGACCCCGCGACCGCTTCCGACCGTTCTCGTCATTGCCGTCCTCGTCGGCGTGGTCTTCGCGGTGTACCACACGGGACGGACCATCTACGACGAACTGAGACGCGGCGGGACCGTCCAACGGCAACTCGAGGCGGACGTTGATACCGTCGGTTCGACCGACAGCTCGGAACAAGAACGGGAACAGGCTTCCGCCGACGAGCTGCAATCGCGGGTTGATCGACTCGCGAGACAGGTCGACGTCCCGGCGCCGACCGTCCGACTCGGTCGGGCGCAACGGCCGATCGCGGCGACGACTGGGCTCCGCTCCGACGCCTCGACGATCGTCGTCTCGCGGGGACTCGTCGAGACGCTCGAGGATCTGGAACTCGAGGCCGTCCTCGCTCACGAGATTTCTCACGTCGTCAACCGCGATGCGGCGGTCCTGACCCTGCTCTCGATGCCGGCCGTGAAAATCGACGCGATGCTCGAGGAAGTCGACGATCAGGGCAGCGAGGAGGCCGATCCCCAGTCCGCGCTTCGCCATCCCTCCGTCGTCTTCGCCGGACTGTTCGTCGCGGCCCTCAATCGGTGGGCTGTCGCCGTCGTCGCTCGGTACCGCGAGTACGTCGCCGACCGCGGCGCCGTCGCGATTACCGGCGATCCGGCAGCGCTGGCCGGCGCCCTCGAGAAACTCGACGCCGAACTCGAGAATCGACCCTCGAGCGATCTTCGGAACCACAGTTCGACGGCGGCGTTCTCGATCGTTCCGCCGCCGTGGGAGGAACACCGCTTCTTCGACCGGACGCGCCGGTTTATCGACCGGACGATCTTCGGCACCCATCCGCCGACCGAGAAGCGGATCGAGCGACTCCGCGCTCGAGCGTAA
- the ftsZ gene encoding cell division protein FtsZ, translating to MDSLIDDAIDEAEDGDPAESPADDAPQGGQSADDAGRQSGTMTDEELEDVLQDLQTDITVVGCGGAGGNTINRMHEEGIHGAKLVAANTDVQHLVEIDADTKILMGEEKTGGRGAGSLPQVGEEAALESQQDIYDAIDGSDMVFVTAGLGGGTGTGSAPVVAKAAREAGALTIAIVTTPFTAEGEVRRTNAEAGLERLRDVSDTVIVVPNDRLLDSVGKLPVRQAFKVSDEVLMRSVKGITELITKPGLVNLDFADVRTVMERGGVAMIGLGEADSEAKAEDSVKTALRSPLLDVDISGANSALVNVTGGNDMAIEEAEGVVEEIYDRIDPDARIIWGTSIDESLEGSMRTMIVVTGVESPQIYGRPEGESVQPDMSGQQAPGQGDDIDFVD from the coding sequence ATGGACTCACTCATCGACGACGCCATCGACGAGGCCGAAGACGGGGACCCGGCCGAGTCCCCCGCGGACGACGCCCCGCAGGGCGGCCAGTCCGCCGACGACGCCGGCCGACAGTCCGGCACGATGACCGACGAAGAACTCGAAGACGTTCTCCAGGATCTCCAGACCGATATCACGGTCGTCGGCTGCGGGGGCGCCGGCGGCAACACGATCAACCGAATGCACGAGGAAGGCATCCACGGCGCGAAACTCGTCGCCGCCAACACCGACGTCCAGCACCTCGTGGAGATCGACGCCGACACCAAGATCCTCATGGGCGAGGAGAAGACCGGCGGCCGCGGCGCCGGCTCCCTTCCCCAAGTCGGTGAGGAGGCCGCCCTCGAGAGCCAGCAGGACATCTACGACGCGATCGACGGCTCCGACATGGTCTTCGTCACGGCCGGGCTCGGCGGGGGGACCGGCACCGGCTCCGCGCCCGTCGTCGCGAAGGCGGCCCGCGAGGCCGGCGCGCTGACGATCGCGATCGTCACGACGCCCTTCACGGCTGAGGGCGAAGTCCGCCGAACCAACGCGGAGGCCGGCCTCGAGCGCCTGCGCGACGTCTCGGACACCGTCATCGTCGTCCCCAACGACCGCCTGCTCGACTCGGTCGGCAAACTGCCGGTCCGCCAGGCGTTCAAGGTCAGCGACGAGGTGCTGATGCGCTCGGTGAAGGGCATCACGGAACTCATCACCAAGCCCGGCCTCGTCAACCTCGACTTCGCAGACGTCCGCACGGTCATGGAACGCGGCGGCGTCGCGATGATCGGCCTCGGCGAGGCCGACTCCGAGGCCAAGGCCGAAGACTCCGTTAAAACGGCACTTCGTTCGCCGCTGCTCGACGTCGACATCTCCGGCGCCAACTCCGCGCTGGTCAACGTCACCGGCGGTAACGACATGGCCATCGAGGAGGCCGAGGGCGTCGTCGAGGAGATCTACGACCGCATCGACCCCGACGCCCGCATCATCTGGGGGACCTCGATCGACGAGAGCCTCGAGGGCAGCATGCGGACGATGATCGTCGTCACCGGCGTCGAATCGCCCCAGATCTACGGGCGTCCGGAGGGCGAGTCCGTCCAGCCCGACATGAGCGGCCAGCAGGCACCCGGACAGGGCGACGACATCGACTTCGTCGACTGA